The Liolophura sinensis isolate JHLJ2023 chromosome 6, CUHK_Ljap_v2, whole genome shotgun sequence genomic sequence gtcgtatatctgtaagacatttatttgaaaatgtatgtaCTCGTGTGTGATTTTCTGTGTAgtgcaaataaaaatacatgtacagagaaaatTTATAGAGTTCAGGTTTTGGACATATGTAAACGTAATGCTTGTCATATAGAGCTGTAGAGATTAGCCGAGGTAGCCACATGATatggggaggtaactctttAGCTCATATTCAACACATTTGGAGCCACTTGTGGATTAGTTTCGTGTCTGCCGTCAGCTATCGTCTTTACCTTATTTTCAACAAGACTCAGTTGGAACTATTTCCGGTCAGCCAACAAGCTACACACCACAATTAATTTCCCAATTACTCACTGTGAGACCCGAACGCTCCGGGTCTGTGGACAACTGCAGCCAAAATTCCTGTTAGGAATTGACCGATGaaagttttcacaaaattcGCGACTTTCCAGTTCAGCGCCTCCTAGCGGATGGTCGTACACGGACGACTGTCATGGCCGCGTATGGGGTCATCGGGCCGTCTCTAAGTTTTTTCTGTTATCAGGCGCCAGTTTCATTCCAAAGCCGCAAGAAAATCAAGGTAAAGTGAAGTAACAGGAcaaactgtttataatgattcaCTGAATGGTTGTGAGAAGGGTATAGGACTTAAAATAGTActgtttacacaaaatacaaccAGCTAGCTTagcctcaacaacaacaacacaatttaCAATGTTCTAACCTTCGCAGTACTTTGGCGTTTGTAAGATGGAAAGTCTCTCCAGAGAACTGCTTTGTAGTGTAATACGCCTTACTTTAATCCCGTAGAGACTTGtttatgtatgcacatgttgtaagcttttaaaacataataGGCCAATCAGCTGTAATTTAGTTTATGGATAGGTAGacttattcatttaaatgtgaatgaatacatgtatgattatattcatttttcaatgatgttctaattttgtttaaacagttCGCCTAGAGCCATGAATTGCAagagaaagaaacaaactgtgGCTGAAGATATCAGTGATGCAAAAACCAGAAAGGAGGACACTCGCctttattgtttatgtaaacaatTAGATGATCCTGATAGAACAATGATCCAGTGTGATTTTTGTGACGAATGGTTCCATCCTGCCTGTGTTGATCTGGAAGAGGGTGAAGTTAATGATGTTGGAAGATGGTACTGCCCACCATGTACAGATGTTATGGCACAAAATCCATCACTGTCGCGTAAAGGTATAGAAAACGGGGTCATTTTACTTCTACTTACTTTTGGGCACATTAATATTATATTGACTGTTTATTGTAATGACTTAATTGATCTGACAGTGTTAATATGTTAGGCTATTTTCAGTCAGCTGTTACAGTCATATTTGTAAAGTAACACGTCAGGACAGAAAAAGTTAACCCAGTCATGTGGTAATTTGTCAAAACTGCGTTTCAGGTTTCTTGGGTTTCAAGGGAGAGTAGCACCGAAAGAGGGATGGGGAGAAGAATTTTTGTTGGAGGACATCGATGAGTCTGTCATTCAAGTAGAAACCAAAAGACATCATGTTGAAGGCTGGAACCTGTTTCGAGAAGGTCGTGTTACTGGACTGAGCAGCAATAAAAACGGAAATTATGTATATTTCCGTAGTCAGTGTCAGGCATCCATGAGACAGCTGTCCTATAatgtgtttatctgtttcaaGGGCAGTCGAAGGCTTAAGTGGTCAACCTGTTCGTGCCCTGCTGGAATCGATGGCCAGTGTAAGCATCTTGTGGCAACTTTGTATTGTTTGATAGATCTGTACAGACTAGGGATAAACAAAATCCCAGATGCTAAGACATGCACACAAAAACTTCAAATGTGGCATGTCCGAAAACCTGTGACAGACGAACCACTGCCTTTTCTGACATAAACTTTGTTAAGCATGACCCAGAGAGACCAGCAAAAGGGGACCTTGGTTGTAGTGTGAAGCAACATAATCCTGTACTTGAGTTTGCAAGCACTGTGACACAGGTAAAAATTCAGAAACTTGTTAACTTATATGATTCCAATTGTATTAAGTTACCAGTCATAGACACCATCAGGACCAATCAATGTATTCCAGTGTTGCCTAAACAGCAAATGGATGGAAGCCTTCATTCTGAACTttttgaattaatgaatggaaCAGAATATAACTTTAGTGTGGATGATTACACAACTAAATTGACTGCATCAGAGAAACAACACTACAGTTCCATTGTGGaagtaaatattgaaacatctagatgtattgaaaagaaaactcgATTACAGAGTAAGAGTAAGTTTTGGTTTGACCAGCGCCAACATAGAATAACGGCATCCAACTTTGGGACTTTCTGTAGACTAAAATCATGTACTAATCCAATAACAACTTTCAATAGAAAGCAGAAGTTTTTCACGTGCAGAAGTGTCCGCCATGGTGTAGATTATGAGTCAGCTGCATTTGCCAAGTATAGTGAAGTCCAACCCTGTGAAAGTTGCTCAGCAGGTTTAATAATAAATCCCAAAATACCATATTTAGGTGTTAGTCCTGATAAAATTGTGCTTACCAACAGTGAATTGAAACTTGTAGAAGTTAAGTGCCCTTACAGTGTGTTTCAAAAGAAAGTCaaaatttgtcaacaaattaaggaaaataattt encodes the following:
- the LOC135468319 gene encoding LOW QUALITY PROTEIN: uncharacterized protein LOC135468319 (The sequence of the model RefSeq protein was modified relative to this genomic sequence to represent the inferred CDS: inserted 1 base in 1 codon), with amino-acid sequence MNCKRKKQTVAEDISDAKTRKEDTRLYCLCKQLDDPDRTMIQCDFCDEWFHPACVDLEEGEVNDVGRWYCPPCTDVMAQNPSLSRKGILGFQGRVAPKEGWGEEFLLEDIDESVIQVETKRHHVEGWNLFREGRVTGLSSNKNGNYVYFRSQCQASMRQLSYNVFICFKGSRRLKWSTCSCPAGIDGQCKHLVATLYCLIDLYRLGINKIPDAKTCTQKLQMWHVRKPVTDEPLXFSDINFVKHDPERPAKGDLGCSVKQHNPVLEFASTVTQVKIQKLVNLYDSNCIKLPVIDTIRTNQCIPVLPKQQMDGSLHSELFELMNGTEYNFSVDDYTTKLTASEKQHYSSIVEVNIETSRCIEKKTRLQSKSKFWFDQRQHRITASNFGTFCRLKSCTNPITTFNRKQKFFTCRSVRHGVDYESAAFAKYSEVQPCESCSAGLIINPKIPYLGVSPDKIVLTNSELKLVEVKCPYSVFQKKVKICQQIKENNFYLKYVDGEVKLSETHDYFYQIQGQLNITGVNICDMVVFVPPDDIVIVSIKKDKHFFENKMLPKLSDIYFHHLLPSFVDRLQYTHL